Proteins from one Ricinus communis isolate WT05 ecotype wild-type chromosome 9, ASM1957865v1, whole genome shotgun sequence genomic window:
- the LOC8261525 gene encoding uncharacterized protein LOC8261525 — MASPTARITFRVVIAILVVMLLFYVGRPLYWKISATVQEIRENKRTVQQGISQIVYEAQKSVGWFHDESDSGVREDRKAINRRLLF, encoded by the exons ATGGCATCGCCAACAGCAAGGATCACATTCAGAGTCGTAATTGCTATTCTAGTCGTAATGCTTCTCTTCTACGTCGGTCGTCCTCTCTACTGGAAAATCTCCGCAACTGTACAGGAAATCCGCGAAAATAAACGCACCGTTCAACAAG GCATTTCACAAATTGTTTATGAAGCACAAAAATCAGTTGGTTGGTTCCACGACGAGTCAGATTCTGGAGTGCGTGAAGATCGTAAAGCGATCAATCGGCGCTTACTCTTCTAA